The window GCCGCCGGCGACGCTCATCCGGGCACCCAGCCCGAGCTCGAAGATCCACCGGCGGAACCGGCCACGGCTGGTCACTGCGCATACTCCTGCTCGCGGACCCGGCCGTCACGCACCACGGCCTCCCGGTCGGAATACGCCGCGACCCGGGGCTCGTGGGTGACGAGCACGACCGCGGCGCCGGTGTCACGCGCGGCGGCGATGAACAGCTTCATCACCAGCTCGCCGTTGAGCGAGTCGAGCGCGCCGGTCGGCTCGTCGGCGAACACCACTCGGGGACGGCTGACCAGCGCCCGGGCCACGGCGACTCGCTGGCCCTGGCCGCCGGAGACCTGACCGGGACGTTTACCGGCCACCTCACCGACCTCCAGGCGCTCCAGCCAGTCGGTGGCGGTGCGATGCGCCTCCCGCCGGCCGGCACCGGACAGTCGCAGCGGAAGCGCCACGTTTTCCACACAGGTCAACTCCGGCACGAGCTGCCCGAACTGGAAGACGAATCCGAACTCCCCACGCCGCAGGGCGCTCCGCTCGCTGTCGGACATCGCGGTCAGGTCGCGGCCGTCATAACCGACCCGGCCGGACTCGGGCTGAAGGATGCCGGCCAGGCAGTGCAGCAGGGTCGACTTGCCGGAGCCGGACGGGCCCATCAGCGCGACCACCTCACCCGGCCAGACGTGCAGAGAGGCGTCGTCGAGCGCCTTGGTCTCGCCGAAGTTGAGCCGCAGATTCTCGGCGACCAGCAGCGGTTGATCGGTCATCGGGGGATCTCCCTGGGGATTCACGGGCGGACGCGGGCGGCCAGACGGTCCAGGCGGGCGGCGGTCAGCTCCAGCCAGCGCAGGTCGGCCTCGAGGTGGAACAGGGCGTGATCGCAGATCAGCTCGTCGGCGAGGTCGCCGTCGCTTTTACGCCGGGTCAGCTCCCGCATCATCCGCAGGTGCTCGGCCCGCTGGGAGTCGAGCACCTCGTTGGCGTCGCGGCCGGTCAGTAGGGCCAGCACGACCTTGGTGTAGAGGGTGCTCTGCAGATACGGCTCCGGCTTCTCCGGACGGCCGATCCACTCCGCCACGTCGGTGACGCCGGCATGGGTGATCGCGTAACGCTTGCGGTCGGGGCCGTCGCCCGGCTCGGACTCGACCTCGACCAGGCCGTTCTTCAGCAGCCGGGCCATGGTCGAGTAGACCTGCCCGTAGTGCAGTGCCCGGTCACGGCCGAAGGTGTCGTCATAGGTGCGCTTCAGGTCGTAGCCGTGGCGTGGCCCGTTTTCCAACAGACCCAGCAAGGCGAAGGTGACTGACATGTGCGCTACTATACACACCATGTATAAACATGATGTATACCCAGCTCAGCGCTGTTCCTTCTCCCGGACCGGCAGCGAGGGCAGGCCGCGTTCGGCGCGGGCCCGATCGGTCAGTTCCTGGATGAGCGCGGTCTTCGCTCGTGCGTAGTCGCCGGGATGCGTGCCCGCCTTCGCCAGGTTCCGCTTCAATTCGGCGTATCGTGCGGCCTCCCGCGGATGGGCTCGCAGATAGTCACGCAGGATTCGCTGATTGCGGGTCGGCCAGCTGTCCTCGGCCACCACGTGCAGGATGTGGGTCCGCCGGCCCCGCGCGAAGCGCACGTAGAGCAGGCGGTCGGTCATGCCGTTGGCGTGCCGCTGATAGCCGAGCTCGGCCAATGCGGGCGCGCGCCGGTCCACCTCGTCGAAGTCGGCCGCGGCGGCCATCAGGTCGATCGTCGGCTTGGCCGCCAAACCGGGGACGGCCGTCGAGCCGATGTGCTCGATCGCGGCCACGACGCCGTGCAGCACCGGGCGCAGCTCGGTGATCGCGGCAGCCGCCATGTCCGGCCACGCCGGGTCGTAATCGATCACTTCGATGCTCATGGAGGCATTGTCCGGCGATCCGCCGGCCGTGCCGCCACACCGGCGGCCGATGCTGTGCCGGGCGCGAAGCGCGATTGATCAGGCGAGGAGGGGTACGGATGAGTGGCCGGAGCGGACCGAGAGGGGGGACAGATCGAGCCGGGACCGAAGGACATGCGGGCAGGTCAGCCCGAGTGGACGTGCGAGCGGGTCAGCCCGAATGGACGTAAAAGCAGGTCGGACCGCTGGAGGCGGCACAGGTGGGACCGGGGATCTGCCAGCAGGTCGGACCGTTGGAGGTGGCACAGGTGGGACCGGGGACCTGCCAGCAGGTCGGACCGCTGGACGTGCGAGTGGGTCAAGCCCGAGCCGGATGGACGTGGTGGCGGCCGATCGGGAGCATCAGGGGCTTGCCGGAGACGGGGTCCGTGATCACCCGACTGTCCAGGCCGAAGACCGCCCGTACGCAAGCCTCGGTCAGGACCTCGCCCGGCGTGCCCGCCGCGTGCAGGCCTCCGCCGGCCAGCGCGATCAGGTGGTCCGCGTAGCGGGCCGCCATGTTCAGGTCGTGCAGGACCATCACGATCGTGGTGCCACGGTTGGTGTTCAGGTCGGTGAGCAGGTCGAGGACCTCGATCTGGTGGCTGACGTCGAGGAAGGTGGTGGGCTCGTCGAGTAGCAGCACATCGGTTTGCTGAGCGAGAGCCATCGCGATCCACACGCGCTGGCGCTGTCCGCCGGAGAGTTCGTCGACGGAGCGGTCGGCCAGGTCGGCGGTGTGGGTGGCGTCGAGGGCCGCCGCCACCGCCCGGTCGTCGTCGCGGCTCCAGCGGGACAGGAGTCGCTGGTGTGGGTTACGGCCGCGGCCGACCAGGTCGGCGACGGTGATGCCTTCGGGGGCGATGGGTGACTGGGGGAGCAGGCCGAGAGTGCGTGCGAGTTCCTTGGCCGGCATCCGGTGGACCTCACGGCCGTCCAGGAGGACGTGGCCGGCGCGTGGTGCGAGCAGCCGTGACATCGAGCGGAGCAGCGTCGACTTGCCGCAGGCGTTCGCGCCGACGATGGCGGTGATGCGGCCGGGCGGTACGAGCAGGTCGAGGGACTCGATGACCTGACGATCGGCGTATCCGACCGTCAGGCGCTCCACCGTGAGCGTGTGGTCGCTGGTCACAGGAGGCCTCCGGCGGATTCGGTGCGGGCGACCTCCGACGAGGCCGCCGCGGCGGGCGACGTGGCCCGGCGAGTGAATAGAGCGGCCGACCGACCTGGGGATCGGGGGCGGCGAGTGAGCAGGGCGGTCGACTGGCCGGAAGGTTGGGGTCGGCGAGTGAGCAGGGCGGTCGACTGGCCGGAAGGTTGGGGTCGGCGAGTGAGCAGGGCGGTCGACTGGCCGGAAGGTTGGGGTCGGCGAGTGAGCAGGGCGGTCGACCAGCCAGAAGGCACGGGTCGGCGAGTGAAGGCGATGCTCGGCCGGTGGGAGGGAACAGCCCGGTAGGTGAAAGGGCGACCCGCGGCGGAGAGGAGCACGTTCACAGGGAGCCGCCGGCGCGGTTGGTGCGGATCAAAAGGAAGATCAGGTACGGGGCGCCGAGCACCCCGGTGATGACCCCGACCGGAAAGCGGGTGTCGAAAGCGAACTGCCCCAGGAAGTCCGCCGCCAGGACGAGCAGGGCCCCGACCAGGGCTGCCGGCAGGAGGAACGAGCCGCCCGGCCCGACCAGACGGGCGGCGATCGGTCCGGCCAGGAAGGCCACGAACGCGATCGGGCCGGTGGCCGACGTGGCGAAGGCGATCAGACCGACCGCGGCGACGATGGCGATCAGGCGGGTTCGTTCCAGCCGGGTGCCGAGGGCCGCCGCCGTGTCGTCACCCAGTTGGAGCATGGTCAGGTTGCGGCCCTGGCCGAGGAGCACCGGCCCGAAGACGGCCAGTGCGAACAGGACCGGGACGACCTCGTCCCAGGTGGACCCGTTGAGACTGCCGTTGAGCCACCGGGTGGCCGCCTGGAGATCCCACTGCCCGGCCTGGTCGAGGATGTAGGACGTGGCGCTGTTGAGCATGGCCGCGATGCCGATGCCGATCAGGACGAGCCGGGTTCCGGCCACGCCGTCCTTGAACGACAGGACGTAGATGACGATGGCCACCCCGAGTGCGGCGACGATCGCGAAGACCGAGACCTCGCCGTCGCTGAGGTCGAGCACGATGATGCCGAACGAGGCCGCCGCTCCCGCCGCCGAGCTGATGCCGATGATGTCGGGGCTGGCCAGCGGATTGCGGAGCATCGTTTGGAAGGTCACCCCGCCGAGCCCGAAACACAGGCCGGTGAGCAGAGCGAGCACGGCCCGGGGCAGGCGCAGTTCCCCGACCGTGAACGACGCGCCGGGCACCGTCTCGCCGAGGATGACGGCGAGCACGTCGGCGGGTGGGTAGAAGGTCTGGCCGACCATCAGCGATACGGCGAAGATCGCGGACACCGCCACGGCCAGAACGGTCAGCACCGCCTGCCGCCGTCGCGCCCGCCGGACCCGGCCGCGGGTGACGGCCTCGAGGGTCGTGGTGCTCACAGCTCACGTACTTTCTGACGGCGGACGATGTAGATGAAGAACGGCGCCCCGACCAGCGCGGTGATGATGCCGGCGGCGATCTCGTCGGGCCGGTTCACGACACGGCCGAGCACGTCGGCGGCGGTCAGCAGGGCGGCACCGGCCAGGGCGACGTACGGCAGCAGCCACCGATGGTCGAGCCCGACGAGCAGCCGGCACATGTGCGGGACGATCAGCCCGACGAACGCGATCGGCCCGGCGACCGCGGTGGCCGCGCCGCACAGGACGACCGCGCCGAGGGCCGCGACCCCGCGGATCAGGGCGACCCGTTCACCGAGGCCGGCCGCGAGTTCGTCGCCGAGGGCCAGCGAGTTCAGCGGGCGGGCGCAGAGCAGGCAGACGATCAGCCCGGCGGTCAGGAACGGCAGGACCGTGGTGATGCTCTCCCAGCCGACGCCGCCGACTCCGCCGACCTGCCAGGACTGGAAGTTCTCGGCGATGTCGCCGCGCGGCAGCACCACCGCGACGACCAGGGAGGCGAGCGCGGCCGAGGTGGCCGCGCCGGCGAGAGCGATCTTGAGTGGGGTGGCGCCGCCGCGGCCGAGCGACCCGACCCCGTAGACGAACAGGGTGGAGACGGCGGCCCCGGCGATCGCGACCCAGATGTACTGGGTGGCGGTGGTCAGGCCGAACGTCACCATGGCGACCGCGATCGCCAGCATGGCGCCCATGTTGACGCCGAGGATGCCCGGGTCGGCGAGCGGATTGCGGGTGACGCCCTGCATGACCGCGCCGGACAGGGCGAGGGCGGCGCCGACGAGCACGGCGAGGACCGTACGCGGGATGCGTTTGACCACCGCCGCCTGGTTGAGCGTCTCGTCGGTCCCGCCGAACGCGGCGGTGATGTCGGCCCAGCCGACGATGCGGGAGCCGAAGGCGACCGAGGCGAGCATCACCAGGAGCAGCAGCGCGACGACGACGAGGAGCCAGGCCAGGCGCACCCGGGCCGGGCGCCGCACGGTGGCGACGTCCGGCCCGGACGGGATTTCCGTCTGCGTCATCAGAGCTTGTCGGCGGCCTTGCCGAGCAGGTCGACGTAGTCCTTGAGCACGAACGAGACGGCCAGCGGCGTCGGGTTGGCGGCGGTGGCGACCGGGGTGCTGCCGGGCAGCGACACGAACGAGCCGCGGGCGATGGCCGGGACCTTCGACAGCAGCGGGTCCTTCTGCAGGGCGCCCAGCATGGTGCCCTCGGCGTCGCCGTAGGTGACGATGATGTCGACGTCGCTGAGGTTCTGCACCTGCTCGGCGCTCTGCGTGAGACTGAACTCCGAGGTGGTGGCGGACGCCTTCTCGATGCTGGCCGGGTGCTTCATGCCGAGGTCGGTGAAGAACTGGGCGCGGGTGTCGTGCGTCGTGTAGAAGCTGATCTTGCTGAGGTCGGTCGGGTCGATGTGGGTCAGGAACATCACCGACTTGCCGGCCAGCTTCGGGTAACGCGCGGCCTCGTCCGTCATCTGCTTCTCGATGGTGGCGATCAGCGCGTCACCCTCGGTGGCCAGGCCGAGCGCTTTGCTCTCCAGTCGGATGCTCTCGCGCCACGACGTCGACCAGGCGGTCTTCGGGTACGCGACGACCGGTGCGATCTTGCTGAGGGTGTCGTAGTCCTGCTGGGTGAGCCCGGAGTAGGCGGCCAGGATGACGTCGGGCTTGGTGTTGGCGACACCTTCGAAGTCGATGCCGTCGGTCTCGTCGAACAGCACCGGGGTCGACGCGCCGAGTTCCTTGAGCTTGGCGGCGTCCCAGGGGAGCAGACCGTCGCCGTCCTCGTCGCCGAAGTTGGCCTTGGCGTAACCGACCGGGACGATGCCAAGGGCCAGCGGCACCTCGTGGTTGGCCCAGTTGACGGTGGCGACCCGCTCGGGCTTCTTCTCGATGGTGGTGCTGCCGAACGCGTGGGTGATGGTGACCGGGAACGCGGCCGAGGCGGCGCCCGACGAAGCCGGTGCGGCCTTGTCGTCGGCGGACTCACCGCAAGCGGTGAGCGCGAGAGCGGTGGTTACGGCGATGATCCCGGCGAGGAATCGGGTGGCGCGCATGCGAGGGGAACTCCACTTCACGGGGTAAGGAATGCCTAACCTAACACCATGGTGGTGGCGTCGCATGATCAACCCGGCGCGGCGGTGCTGCTCAGAGCGGTACGCCGCCACGGCCGCTGCGCGGCCGCCGCGGCGGAGAAGGCCGGCCGGGCTACCCGGTGAACCGGCCGAGACGACGCCGTTCGGCCTCCATCAGTGCCACCTCGTCGACGCCTGCCACGACGATCCGTGGGTCGGGGGTGAAGTCCAGGTCGGCCGAGCGGTCCTTGTAGTCGACCGCGCCGAGGATGACCTTCATCGTGTTCAGTCGCGCGAGTTGCTTGTCGTTGGACCGGATGATCACCCACGGGGCGGGGCGGGTATCCGTACGTCTGAGCATCTCGTATTTGAAGTTGGTGAAGTCGTCCCATCGATCCTGAGCCTGGAGATCGATCTCGCTGAGTTTCCACTGGCGCAGCGGATCGGTGCGGCGCCGCTCGAACCGCCGGGCCTGCTCCGCCCTGGTGACGCTGAAGTAGAGCTTGACCAGGATGGTTCCCTGCCTGGTCAGGTCCTTTTCGAAGCCGGTGACGCCGCGCAGGAAGTTGTGGTACTCGTCGGCGGTGCAGAAGTCGAAGACCCGCTCCACCATCGCGCGGTTGTACCAGCTCCGGTCGAACAGGACGAGCTCGCCGCCGGTCGGGAACGCGGCCACGTAGCGCTGGAAATACCACTGTGAACGTTGTTCGGCGGTGGG of the Actinoplanes sichuanensis genome contains:
- a CDS encoding ABC transporter ATP-binding protein translates to MTDQPLLVAENLRLNFGETKALDDASLHVWPGEVVALMGPSGSGKSTLLHCLAGILQPESGRVGYDGRDLTAMSDSERSALRRGEFGFVFQFGQLVPELTCVENVALPLRLSGAGRREAHRTATDWLERLEVGEVAGKRPGQVSGGQGQRVAVARALVSRPRVVFADEPTGALDSLNGELVMKLFIAAARDTGAAVVLVTHEPRVAAYSDREAVVRDGRVREQEYAQ
- a CDS encoding PadR family transcriptional regulator; translated protein: MSVTFALLGLLENGPRHGYDLKRTYDDTFGRDRALHYGQVYSTMARLLKNGLVEVESEPGDGPDRKRYAITHAGVTDVAEWIGRPEKPEPYLQSTLYTKVVLALLTGRDANEVLDSQRAEHLRMMRELTRRKSDGDLADELICDHALFHLEADLRWLELTAARLDRLAARVRP
- a CDS encoding GrpB family protein produces the protein MSIEVIDYDPAWPDMAAAAITELRPVLHGVVAAIEHIGSTAVPGLAAKPTIDLMAAAADFDEVDRRAPALAELGYQRHANGMTDRLLYVRFARGRRTHILHVVAEDSWPTRNQRILRDYLRAHPREAARYAELKRNLAKAGTHPGDYARAKTALIQELTDRARAERGLPSLPVREKEQR
- a CDS encoding ABC transporter ATP-binding protein — encoded protein: MTSDHTLTVERLTVGYADRQVIESLDLLVPPGRITAIVGANACGKSTLLRSMSRLLAPRAGHVLLDGREVHRMPAKELARTLGLLPQSPIAPEGITVADLVGRGRNPHQRLLSRWSRDDDRAVAAALDATHTADLADRSVDELSGGQRQRVWIAMALAQQTDVLLLDEPTTFLDVSHQIEVLDLLTDLNTNRGTTIVMVLHDLNMAARYADHLIALAGGGLHAAGTPGEVLTEACVRAVFGLDSRVITDPVSGKPLMLPIGRHHVHPARA
- a CDS encoding FecCD family ABC transporter permease, coding for MSTTTLEAVTRGRVRRARRRQAVLTVLAVAVSAIFAVSLMVGQTFYPPADVLAVILGETVPGASFTVGELRLPRAVLALLTGLCFGLGGVTFQTMLRNPLASPDIIGISSAAGAAASFGIIVLDLSDGEVSVFAIVAALGVAIVIYVLSFKDGVAGTRLVLIGIGIAAMLNSATSYILDQAGQWDLQAATRWLNGSLNGSTWDEVVPVLFALAVFGPVLLGQGRNLTMLQLGDDTAAALGTRLERTRLIAIVAAVGLIAFATSATGPIAFVAFLAGPIAARLVGPGGSFLLPAALVGALLVLAADFLGQFAFDTRFPVGVITGVLGAPYLIFLLIRTNRAGGSL
- a CDS encoding FecCD family ABC transporter permease; the protein is MTQTEIPSGPDVATVRRPARVRLAWLLVVVALLLLVMLASVAFGSRIVGWADITAAFGGTDETLNQAAVVKRIPRTVLAVLVGAALALSGAVMQGVTRNPLADPGILGVNMGAMLAIAVAMVTFGLTTATQYIWVAIAGAAVSTLFVYGVGSLGRGGATPLKIALAGAATSAALASLVVAVVLPRGDIAENFQSWQVGGVGGVGWESITTVLPFLTAGLIVCLLCARPLNSLALGDELAAGLGERVALIRGVAALGAVVLCGAATAVAGPIAFVGLIVPHMCRLLVGLDHRWLLPYVALAGAALLTAADVLGRVVNRPDEIAAGIITALVGAPFFIYIVRRQKVREL
- a CDS encoding iron-siderophore ABC transporter substrate-binding protein, with the translated sequence MRATRFLAGIIAVTTALALTACGESADDKAAPASSGAASAAFPVTITHAFGSTTIEKKPERVATVNWANHEVPLALGIVPVGYAKANFGDEDGDGLLPWDAAKLKELGASTPVLFDETDGIDFEGVANTKPDVILAAYSGLTQQDYDTLSKIAPVVAYPKTAWSTSWRESIRLESKALGLATEGDALIATIEKQMTDEAARYPKLAGKSVMFLTHIDPTDLSKISFYTTHDTRAQFFTDLGMKHPASIEKASATTSEFSLTQSAEQVQNLSDVDIIVTYGDAEGTMLGALQKDPLLSKVPAIARGSFVSLPGSTPVATAANPTPLAVSFVLKDYVDLLGKAADKL
- the ppk2 gene encoding polyphosphate kinase 2, which codes for MAETTPPAPPDLAAAYEQAKLEINRLRRRLDAEGMLRPWQVELLKLQQHLEAQNLRMIVLFEGRDASGKGGAIRRVARYMNERHCRVVALGRPTAEQRSQWYFQRYVAAFPTGGELVLFDRSWYNRAMVERVFDFCTADEYHNFLRGVTGFEKDLTRQGTILVKLYFSVTRAEQARRFERRRTDPLRQWKLSEIDLQAQDRWDDFTNFKYEMLRRTDTRPAPWVIIRSNDKQLARLNTMKVILGAVDYKDRSADLDFTPDPRIVVAGVDEVALMEAERRRLGRFTG